Within the Phalacrocorax aristotelis chromosome 13, bGulAri2.1, whole genome shotgun sequence genome, the region gcAACCGTCAGCCCCATCACCGCCAGCTTGACAAAGCGGTTGGTCCTTGGCTTTGTCAAGATGGATTTTGTCCGCTCCTCCCCTTGGAACCGCTCCCTGAAGCGCTGCCTCAACACAGTGTCTGGTCTCTGCTGCACTGACGCCAACTCAAAGTCCTTAAAAGTGGAAGCCGCAGTTCtgcaagagaagaaacacaTCAAAGAGTGTCTCCAGCTCACCTTCAGGACCAGCCTCCTACCAGGGAGGAAAATCTTCATGAGGAAGCAAGACCTGGCACAGGGATGTACAGAACATGCAAGCACAGGCTGGCTTGCACTTACCGTTCagcctgctgctgagctgcctccTTGGCAAGTTCAGATGGTGGGAACTGGACAAAAAGGTCCCCAGCTTTGCTGATCAGAGCCTCGTAAGGAAGATCCTGTGGGATCTGGGACAGGAGGTGGTGGACAGAGGCCATGTCGCACTCGCAGTTCAGAACTTCCTGCTTCCGGTAGAGCACGATCTGCAGAGAGGAGTGAGAGCACTGAGGACAGCCGGGGAAGTGGGAACGACTCCTCGTCACTCGCTGGCACTCACTTCAGAGCcggaagagaaaaacatttcgCTTCCAGCTGAAAGACCTGCCCTTCCTCAAGGGGACACACTGCAATGGAGCATTCCCCAtttgggaagagaaatgccaaATCCCTCCCGAGACTCTGAGGCCACGGAGAGCCCTTTTCTGGGTAGTTACGTCTGTCTTCTGAGCAGAGCATGCTACTGGCAGGTCAGAGATGCATGGGGAACCTCAGCAGGGCTTGACTCCATGACTTGCACTCAAGCAGAGGTTTATTTCGATCCCCAGTAGGAGAAAGGGCAGATGGACACACAGTGCAGGGCTGCCCCCAGCCAGACATGCTCCCCAGCACCTGAGCAAGtgcccagcagcagagccagcacaagaaagcaaagaaaaacaccagGTCATGCTGCCTCCATGGCACTGAACTGGAACAGCCTGCACATCTGGACACTCCTAGGCTGCCCTGAGCTCTCCTGGATAACACCTgccctccaccaccaccaaggACATCACTGGCCTTGGGTGGggccctgcagagcagggtgcagccagggacagcagcagcactgggttTGCcagcctgcctctgcagccccaaACTACCAGCACTTCACAATGGTTTAGTTAAACCCCCTACCATTCCAGCCAATACCTAccacagcagcaaaataaatgggCATCAGTGGATGGCAAGCCAGGAAGAAGTCATATAATCGCACGACATGCCTGAAGTCAGACAAAACGTGCCCAAACCAGGTGATCAGCCAGCTGAGAGCAAAGATGGTTCCCACCTCCGCACTGCACAGAGAGAAAGTGCTGTTAggtcagctgctgccagcagattGGAAACAGCACTGAAATGGTCCCGAGCGAGCCCTGCGCTGCACCTCCATGCCTGGGAGTGGGGATAGACCTGGCTATCAGCAGAGCATCCAGAGCTCAGTCCAGATCTGTGAACTGTACCTCTGATACAAGCCCAAGGCAAGGTACTGCCACTACTCATCTTACACTCAGTGGGACACACAGTAGAGGTCTGCTTTCAGGAGAGCCTGAACGTGTGACATACTACGGCACTGTCTGACACACTGACCTGAGGACACCTGAAGTCCTGCAGCACAGTCAacttttcatattcttttccaCCCTAAAGGCTTACTAGCTTCTGAGAGTTTCTAATCAAGCTTGCCCAGAAAAGGACTTGCCCAGGCACACTtgcccagaaaagggctctggaCTGAACCTTCCCGCTTACCTTCCTGCTTCTGCTTTATTCTGCACAGACGACACTTGTGTGTCCCTACTGCACAACCTGGGAATTATCCCAAGAACTAGTAACAAACTACAGCAAGGTGACACCAGCTACAAAACTGGGCATGTGAGGCGGTTGCGGCAGCTTTGTATGACACTGTCTGCAACCCCCCCCACCTTTCCGATATGGACTGCAGACCACTGGGGTGAACGCGGAACCACGTAAAACCCCTCAAAACAGAGAGCACAGGTTTGGGTCTGCTCGGAATCAGAGTGCCACGTGGCTTTGGACTGTCACTGTTAGCTGTGGGTCAGCTGTTGACTCACTCTGAGGAAGCCACTGTGATGCTGGGGACATGCTGGTGCTAACGGCCCCATAAACGGTAATGCAAGACTGGCAGAGCAGAGCTAGGAGGCTCCAAGGGGACTTCTGCGTACCTCTGCATGAAGTCATGCACCTCAGGGTTCACCTGGTCTATGATGGGCATCAGgtaatttaaaatgtgcttgGTATTATCCATCGTTGGGTCCATAAAATCCCTGAGGAAAGATTGAAAGAAGGTCTGTCAAGCAACCATACCAGGGAGGTCTCCTCCAGGGAGGCAGCCAGAAGGTAAACAAACATACTTGCAGTAAACAGCTTTTCTGGCAGGGTGGCCCCCAGTCCCAAGGAATTCTGTCTATGTGGGACAGCCTCCTTCTTACTTGACTGGCACACTCAGGGCTGATTCGCACAGAACACCCAGACCCAGACAATGACACTGGTGTCAGCTGATACTTCTTATTTTGCTGCAATGCACATGTGAACTGCAAAGACTTTGCAGCACCCAAAACCTTACTCCCCAtctgggagaggaaggagaatcCCTACAAACCACTCCCCAGCAAgaagcttgttttcctttcagtgcaCAAACAGGAGAGTCACTTGACTTGGGGCTCAGGACACTGGTGGTACAGACCATGCTACCCAGGGCTGTACAAGGCTAAGTGGGAAGCACTGTGCTGAGCCAGCCCCCAGGAGCCAGAGAGGCCCTGACAGCAGATATGGCCAGAGAACTATGAATAATGCATGCATGTTGCTTTTTCAACTTCAAGAGATGTTACAAATTAATCTGACAGCCTTCAATTATCCCATCCCCAGAGCACAACTCCCTGCAAAGCCACGTGCTATCGTGTGGTCACGCTGCTGTCTCGCAACACCCCTCTGGGTACAGCCATGACAAGCAGCCAGCCTTAACCCAAGGCTCTGCCTTCCAGGCTCCCCTGCTCCAGGACAGGCCAGCCCGATCTGCAGAGACTTCCCCACAGGCACAGGCATCCTCACAGCTTGAGGACATATAGGCAgttcctctcctccagctgagCCCGGGGAGTACCTGAGATGATGCGTTGAGAGCTTTTCCACCAGAGCCGTGGCCAGTCTGTCTCCCACCACCAGGAGGAAGGTGACCACGATGTCATGGTAGCCCTGGTAGTAGTGCAGCTGAGGGTTGCGCTTGAGAACGTGGAGGATAATATCGATGAGATCCTCTTGCAAGCCTTCCCTCTGGTCATCCGGCATCCCTGTGGGGACAGCACCAGGTGGCGGTGGGACAGGCTGTGTCACCTGCCGGTGCCTGCCATGGGAGTGAGCACAGCTGCGGTGTGCAAGGAGATGACCCGTGCATTTACCTGCCTGATCCCAAGGGATGTGGTGCGAAGAGGAGTGGGGGTAAaactagcagaaaaaaatcttagagTCCTAATCCTGCCCCCCAaacccagggctcagtgttggggccagttctgttcaatatctttaacAGTGTGCGGGACGAGGGGattgagtgtgccctcagtaatCTGCACATGACACCAAGTTGTGTGGCAGTGTCGATCCGCTCGAGGGTAGGacggctctgcagagggaccaggacaggctggatcgatggaccaaggccaactgtatggggttcaacaaagctcagtgctgggtcctgcacttgtgtcacaacaaccccaggcaacgccccaggcctggggcagaggggctggaaagtgcccggtggagaaggccctgggggtgctggctgacagccggctgggcatgagccagcagtgcccaggtggccaaggaggccaccagcccccgggcttgtgtcagcactggtgtggccagcaggggccgggcagggatggggcccctgtgctcagccctggagaggccccacctcgaatgctgggctcagggttgggccccttgggacaagaagggccttgaggggctggagcgtgtccagagaagggcaatgaagctggtgaagggtctggtgcacaagtctgatgaggagcggctgagggagctgggggtgtttagcctggagaaggggaggctgaggggagcccttctcgctctctgcaagtacctgaaaggaggttgcagtgaggtggcggtcagtctcttctcccaagttactagtgataggatgagaggaaatggcctcaagctgtgtcaggggaggtttagattggacattaggaaatattacttcactgaaagggttgtcagggattggaacaggctgcccagggaagccaTAGAGTTACCATCCCTAAAGGTACTTGAAAGatgtagacatggtgcttaagaacacggtttagtggtggacttggcagtgttatgtttacagttggacttgatcttacAGGTCTTTTCAACCTGTGTATTCTGTGTATTCTGATGGCCCAGGGAAGCTGGCCAGTTGTTAGGTTGTTTAATCTTTGGAGTTGCAGTGCTCCTGTCTGTGAGGAAGCCACTGTGGAGGATGGAAGCAGGGTTTACTGAGGTTTATACAGTGCTGCGGAGAGTGAATTACACTGCACATGCAGCACTACTGAggacattttaataatttgtaaTTTCCCATGGGTtctagaaaaaattaaacaggacCCATTTTCACAGAAACTGTGCCAACTGCATCAGATTGCAAGGCCTCCATTGCCACAACTTTATACTGGTCCCCTGCTAAAAACATGTGTTTAGGGACAGGATGTCACAGGAGAAACATTGTTCCTGCCATGCACAGCTGCAGCCCGTTTCTGGCAGTCCTTGTCAACAGATAAAATGCCAAAAGGCCAGGCAGCAAGTCCCAGCGGAGATCCTGCAATGACAAAATTCCCCTTTTCCCGTTTCACTAATGCATCTAAAAATAGGCAGGACGCTGCCATTCAAGGGCAAAAAGATCTGTACTAGCAGACCGTTTAGGAATCAGGCTTGCACACAGTATCTGCACTCGAAAGAGAATCAGAGTGAATCAACTgtttatgcaaaataaaagctgcagaagtggGAAGCAGATTCCGGCCAGAGTTAGCTGCTGgattaaacattttataaatagcATGACAAGGCACCAGCCACCCATCAGAACTAAACaactgcaaaaacatttttcttttaaaggctcAGAGTGCTCTTAAATATGGTGCATGAACCCCATTTTGAGACTGTTTTGCACAAGAAATTGTTCTAATCACTGTCAAACCTTCTATGCCCCTGAGCTAGACCATGGTCTAAAATAAACTGAAGCAAATGGTATGTTTCTCAAACACTCCATCTATCCTAACCTCACCCTGTTCACAACAGGTGAGGGTCATGCCAGATCCAGGCCTCTCCGCACTGCAACTCTTCGACGACATGGGCCCTGCTGGCAGAGGGGCTCCGCGGGGCAGGGGAAGTGTAACAGAAAAGCCACATCAAAAACCAGCTGTAGcacaggcagctgaaggaaaccAATAGGCACAGAACAGCTCCACTGGATGAAGAAGCTGCTGTAAGCTCACAAAGAAAAGGCTTTCCAGAAGTCAGGCTCTTGGAGCAACAGAGCACCACCTACTGCAACCCCTCAAGTGAGGTCTGAGCCAGGAGGGGCCACACGCCACAGATTGTCCCCCACAGAGCAGGAAGATGACAGTCGCCTCTCACCTGGTGGGAAACGGCGCAGGGATCGCCGCACATCCAGTAACACTTGCTGGTAATCTTTATTGTCCTCTCGCAGTTCCTTTCCTGCTGAGAAAAAGAGGAATATGATTAACACTGAGTAGTGCAAAGGTACTGGGAGAGAGCTgggtgagggagctgggagaaaCCCTCCTGAAGGCAGGAGGATGAGGGTTCACACACGGGCACACCACCCCATTGTTTGTCCCCTTTTTCACACGTCACACACCAGCCCTGTCCCCTCGCTTGCACCACGGCACGTTCTGACACTAGCGGCACTTCAGTGCGAGGAAATGAGactattatttctttaaacaacATATGTTAAAATTCTTAAACTGACACTGATCTCAGCATTCCTGGAAACACCTTTGCTCCACAATTTTGCTGTGCAATTCAAAGCAtactcagcagcagcaaggcatAGCATGCTGTGGAGACCacaaaaaatagtttattaaatagaaataattcagaagaaaacccCACCCATGGGTAGCTAGGATAGTTAAACCAGAAAAGAATTTCCTGGCATACTGAACTATCTATGCGATCACATGAAATTAAATGTTGTCTTCCAGCAGCTCTGATCACCTAATATAACCCAGCTCTTGACTGACATGGGGGGAGGCACTCTTCTGAATGGTGACAGATTcaggaacaacaacaaaatctggGGACAGTGGCTGTAAAAGCTACGGGACTTGGAGCTTCTGCATTGCTAAGGTTTAAAAACCATACAGGTACTGCATCAGGAAGGTCATTttccctgcttctgctctgaCCAAATACCACATGTGCTTCATGCAACAATCTGCTTCATCTATGCCTGGAAGAGACACCTCGGAAGTATTTTGGCCAAGTTGGGGCTCAGCACAGCCACCTCTCCATGGGAGCAACAAAAATTAAGTTTGATACTTCTGGCTGCAGATGAACTTACACATGCCAGCTCACTGCTCAGGGCCATACCAACCGCATCCAGGGTGAACTAATTTCCATCACTGTCACTAAAGATAATAATACCCTCACACCACAATAGAAATGTTGCTTTTAGGAAGTCTTGTATTTCCAAATCTGCTGTTTACATACAACACAGCGCGCAAAGCTATGGCGTTCATGCTGCAGCATGAGTCTCCTTTGCACATGAGCTTGGTGGGAAACGCACCAGCGCACACAGGGAACAGGCAGGTCAGAAAGCCTGTGCTTCAGCCTCTGCAAACCTTCCTCTAGCACGCACAGAGATCACAGAGTTGTTCTTCCAAAGCACCTGAGACCAGGCTGTTCCGTACCTGGAAGAGGGGGCAGGTCGTCTGTATTAACACTTAGCAGCTTTGGCCACACTTTGCAACGAATCTCGTCTGTCAGGAGCCCCCCTTCGCTGATCGCCATCCGCCTGAGCGTGGCCACATCAATGGGGTCACTGTTCAGAGCCTGATAAATTTCTGccacttttcttttcttcttagaaTCAAAGTCTGAAAGAAGACCACAAAGAGGCAAGCTGATACACAGTGCCAACACAGAGGGGGCAGTAACTCAGATCAAGGGGGCAAAATCCACTCACAGCAATGTCATACATACAAGGAAGATGATGTGGGACAGTCAGCACACGTCCTGCCAGGACAGGCTAGGATTGACCCCGGCTGGTGACTCACCAGCTGACTGTCCCCATTTCCACGGACACCTCACGGCTCGCAGGGCACCCCCACTGCCTCCCTATCAACCCCGCTGGTCCCACCCTGcgaggcagctgctgctcctcctgacACAGGAGCCACCACCGCTGCCCAAGCGGATACCTCGCCCTTGGCTCCCACCCTCCCTAACAGATCACGGCTCCGTTCAGGACCATGACAGCCATGCAAAGCCATCCTGCAACTGTTTGGTCTCCGACACAGCCGCCAAGCTCAGTGTCAAGTGTTTTCTAAGACTAGGATTTCATTTTCCTACTGACTTCTAGTTAGACAGCAGCTCCTGGATGCCGCCATTTAGGGACAAGTCTGAGCATCCCCACTGACAACAACAGTCACAAGAAAGGACATAATTATACCAGAGTTAACGGATCACAAGCATATTGGCTCCTCTCACAACAAACACAAACTTGCCAGCTATTAGTACATGTGCAGGTTAGCCTGTATTAAACAAATACCCATTTTGTGGGGCACATGAACTCGGGGACAGGTAGAAAAGGGAATAACACACAAAGCACATGGTGCTCTGGCTTCAGAGGGGTTAAACGCACTTACAGGACGTGACAGCGCTTCCCAGGGAGCTGAGAAGGGATGCTATTTCACACTGCATCGTGGTATTTGTCCCCGCTGCCTCACGCGATGAAGAGGAGAGGTGGCTGAGGGCCACCTGATATCCCACACCAGAGAAGCTTCCACTAAGGAAGCTTTGCTGAGCAGCCGTGGGGCTGGAGCGCAGGATGAGGCCGCAAACACTGCCTTTACTTAAAAGGCTTTTTCTGACAGATCCAACTAACACTGCTCTTGAGACGCAAACAGGATTTGTTTGATAAAGGACCGTCTGAATagggtttggggtgggaggaatTAAAAGGATCCCGATGAAGAAACAGCTGTTTCTCAACGTCCCACCCACCCCGCAGCGACTTGAGGAGCGCATTCCTCTGTGACTTGGCACCTCTGGCGTCTCGGCACTGCCCCgtccctctccctgctcccggGGAGCTGCGTGCGAGTGCCTGGAGACGGCAAGATGGCAGGATACTCAGATACACAGATGCTAAGTAGGTCAAGCAGTGGATGCTGTCCCTTCTCCAGGTacccttttaaaatactttttggaTGAAAACAAGCTGTAACAGCCTACGACAGATCTCTAATTCCCCTCTAAACACCAAGTTCCTGGTAACATCAAAACTTCTAACACTCACCCAGTGACCACAGTTTCCTTTTATTGCCTTTCCTGCCCCTTGTGCAAGCAAAGTTATTTGCACATGAACAGAAGCCAGCTCCACTCAGCTGGCTACTCCCTATCCCCCTGCGATACGCAGGCACTGGGCTGTCACACACCAAAGCCTCGGGAAGGAGGAGACAAAGCCTATGGACAAAGAAACTCCTGTTCACACACAACTTAGGGAGTAGTACGAAGGAAGGAGCATGTATTGCGGGATCCTCTTTTGGGATTTACTGGCAAATACCCCAAAATTTACACTGTTCAAATGTACAACAGACAATAGCTGCAAGTAGTACcaaaaaattgcatttcaaaCCCTTTTTTGTGCATCCACAAAACCTTGACTTGAAGCGCCAGTTACAACTGGAAGGGAAGCCAGAAACACCTTGGAGTGTGGGGGCTTATCGCACCGTAACTCAAACCGTACCATCACCAAAGGTCCGCCTAACTGGCTGTGAgtggatttttatttccttccgCAACTAAAACCAGCTCCTGGAACGGTTCTGACAGACGAGCACCCAGGCACAGCACCCACAGGTGCCGGAGAGGGACGACCGGAGTGCAGTTCTGGAGGGGGAAGCAGCCCTGCGTTCTCAGCGGCTGCAACAACGTGCAGGCGGTGGCACTTACTCGATGCTTCGCCAGGCCGGGCCAGCCCGGCGCTGCTGCAGAGCCCCCCGGTCGCTGCCGTGATGGGCGGCCTCGAAAAGCCGAGTTCAAGGGCCCGGCCTCCGGTCAGGCGGCGGACCCGGCTGCTCCCCGTCGGCCCGAGCCCGCGGCCTGGCGGCGGAGCCCACTCCCGCGTCGAGGGACCGTTCCACGGCGGCGGGCGTTGGGTCCGAGCGGAGCGTCCGGGCTCCCGGGACCCGCCAGGACCCCATCGCCCGCCGAGCCCCGCCCCACCGCTAGAGGGCGCCGCCGCGCCTGCAGGGGGCGCTCCAGCCCCCCACCTGCCTCAGAGGAAACGATGcacccccgcccgccccgccagGACCAGCctagcccagcccagcccgtACCGTGGCCGCCGACTCCGTTGCACGGCGGGCTCCGCCGAGCCATGTTCCCGGGCTGCTGCGGCGCATGCCGG harbors:
- the TBC1D20 gene encoding TBC1 domain family member 20 isoform X4, giving the protein MARRSPPCNGVGGHDFDSKKKRKVAEIYQALNSDPIDVATLRRMAISEGGLLTDEIRCKVWPKLLSVNTDDLPPLPGKELREDNKDYQQVLLDVRRSLRRFPPGMPDDQREGLQEDLIDIILHVLKRNPQLHYYQGYHDIVVTFLLVVGDRLATALVEKLSTHHLRDFMDPTMDNTKHILNYLMPIIDQVNPEVHDFMQSAEVGTIFALSWLITWFGHVLSDFRHVVRLYDFFLACHPLMPIYFAAVIVLYRKQEVLNCECDMASVHHLLSQIPQDLPYEALISKAGDLFVQFPPSELAKEAAQQQAERTAASTFKDFELASVQQRPDTVLRQRFRERFQGEERTKSILTKPRTNRFVKLAVMGLTVALGAAALAVVKSALEWAPKFELQIFP
- the TBC1D20 gene encoding TBC1 domain family member 20 isoform X2, which encodes MRRSSPGTWLGGARRATESAATALARSSPGAGRGTGQCRDARGAKSQRNALLKSLRDFDSKKKRKVAEIYQALNSDPIDVATLRRMAISEGGLLTDEIRCKVWPKLLSVNTDDLPPLPGKELREDNKDYQQVLLDVRRSLRRFPPGMPDDQREGLQEDLIDIILHVLKRNPQLHYYQGYHDIVVTFLLVVGDRLATALVEKLSTHHLRDFMDPTMDNTKHILNYLMPIIDQVNPEVHDFMQSAEVGTIFALSWLITWFGHVLSDFRHVVRLYDFFLACHPLMPIYFAAVIVLYRKQEVLNCECDMASVHHLLSQIPQDLPYEALISKAGDLFVQFPPSELAKEAAQQQAERTAASTFKDFELASVQQRPDTVLRQRFRERFQGEERTKSILTKPRTNRFVKLAVMGLTVALGAAALAVVKSALEWAPKFELQIFP
- the TBC1D20 gene encoding TBC1 domain family member 20 isoform X3, translated to MARRSPPCNGVGGHDFDSKKKRKVAEIYQALNSDPIDVATLRRMAISEGGLLTDEIRCKVWPKLLSVNTDDLPPLPAGKELREDNKDYQQVLLDVRRSLRRFPPGMPDDQREGLQEDLIDIILHVLKRNPQLHYYQGYHDIVVTFLLVVGDRLATALVEKLSTHHLRDFMDPTMDNTKHILNYLMPIIDQVNPEVHDFMQSAEVGTIFALSWLITWFGHVLSDFRHVVRLYDFFLACHPLMPIYFAAVIVLYRKQEVLNCECDMASVHHLLSQIPQDLPYEALISKAGDLFVQFPPSELAKEAAQQQAERTAASTFKDFELASVQQRPDTVLRQRFRERFQGEERTKSILTKPRTNRFVKLAVMGLTVALGAAALAVVKSALEWAPKFELQIFP
- the TBC1D20 gene encoding TBC1 domain family member 20 isoform X1, encoding MRRSSPGTWLGGARRATESAATALARSSPGAGRGTGQCRDARGAKSQRNALLKSLRDFDSKKKRKVAEIYQALNSDPIDVATLRRMAISEGGLLTDEIRCKVWPKLLSVNTDDLPPLPAGKELREDNKDYQQVLLDVRRSLRRFPPGMPDDQREGLQEDLIDIILHVLKRNPQLHYYQGYHDIVVTFLLVVGDRLATALVEKLSTHHLRDFMDPTMDNTKHILNYLMPIIDQVNPEVHDFMQSAEVGTIFALSWLITWFGHVLSDFRHVVRLYDFFLACHPLMPIYFAAVIVLYRKQEVLNCECDMASVHHLLSQIPQDLPYEALISKAGDLFVQFPPSELAKEAAQQQAERTAASTFKDFELASVQQRPDTVLRQRFRERFQGEERTKSILTKPRTNRFVKLAVMGLTVALGAAALAVVKSALEWAPKFELQIFP